CCAGGCAGATGTCGCACTTGGTTACGATCTCCATTTTTTCCCGCAGCGATGGATTTATCTTCAGTGCTTCCCCAAAACGGGCCTCATTGGTATATAATCCGTAGATATCGGCGTGATCAAACGTGGTAATTCCAATCTCCAGTGCGGACTCAATCCAGTTCAGAAGTTCCTGCGGTGAGTAGTTCCAGCTGTCTGATCTCCAAAGGCCTGCTGCTATGGCTGAGCCTCCAGGGCCGTCGGCGTGATATGCAATTCTTTTCAATGAATCGGTGGGTTGATTTTAAAATAGGTTAGCGGCTGTAGCGCAGTACAAAAAGTCCGTTTTCAATATCACTTACAAGTATTTTATCGCCGTGCAGATACGGGTAAACCGACCATAAACCAGCAAATACGGGCTGATTGGTAAGGGGAGTTGTGTTAAAATACCCCAGGGTGCGAACATCTTGAGGGAGGGGGCTGGATACATCCAGTATCCGCAGACCGGCGGTGTAGTTAGCCTGGTACATCAGATCTCCACGGATATAAAGGTTGTGTGTCACGGCGATGGTATCGTGTTCATAATACCCTATCAATTCCGGCTCTTCGAGATTCATTACATCCCAGATTAAAGTGCGGGTGTTAATTCCATTTCTGATTTCATCCAGCTCATCATTCATAAAAAAGTAGCGCTGATCTTCCGTCAGCCAGCCCTGGTGTGAATATTCGGCACCCTCATACGCCGTATTCGATATCGTTACAGGATTTTCTTTATCCGTTACGCCAGATATCAAAAAAGTGAGCTCTGCCGAACTGAAGCAGATTTCCTCGTCGCTGTATCTCGAATCGGGGCCGTTGTAGATTACGCATTGGGTGTCGTGAATATATCCGTCCCGGATCACCCCGCCCGCATCCGGCTCAACATGGCAGCCGGCGTAGGTTGGCTGCATTGGATTTTCATGCAGGTTGATGATATGAAGCCCGCCGTTCGAGGCACAGATTTCGCCGGTGGTTGCTCCGATGACATAAGCGTACCCGCTCTCCTCGTTAATTGCGATATTGTGTGCATTACCAAACCGGGAATAGAGATAATCTTCCCTGAACTCTTCCGGCGGATTCTGAACGTTTCGCAGCCGGGTCAGATCAAACACCTGCATGCCGTGCGTTCCCTGTTCACTTACCACATACATGGTATTCTGATACACCTTCATATCCCTCCAATCCGATGCATCTTTAAATTCTCCTTCCTCAGGATGGGCTAATAGCGGAGGGTGTTTCTGCTGCTGATCCACAGTTGATTCCAGGAGTTTTCCCACAACAACCGGTTCGGCGGGATTCGATACATCCACAAAAGAGATTCCGTCCGTAAGCCCTACAAGAGCATATTCACGGCCTGTTTCCGGATCGATCCAGCCCCAGATATCATTTAGCCGGTCACCGCCCAGATCCTCCGGTGTCAGATGAGCGTAAAAATCTATATTACTGCACGGATAACCTTCACTCGTTCCGTTTTCGCAGGCGGTATACTCAAATTTTTCAGAATCTGAACTGGTGCTGCACCCCAGCAAAACCAGAATAAAAATAAGGGAGAGATGTAAATAACGGAACATATTCGTACAAATAGGTGTTTAATGTGTAGCTGTGTCGAATAAAAACTTGATATCTTCATAAAAAGTATCATTTTTATCCTATTAACCCGAAAATTTTTACTTTTAACTTATGGAAGAGGAAAAAGAAGTGGATAAGTTCGAAGAGATGATTGAGAACCCGACGAAGCATCAGTTAAAAGCAATTCATAGCGCCAGGGAACGAGCCTGTATTGATGCAATGAAATCATCCACGTCTAAAAATCCGCATAACAAAGGTTCCGATCTTGCAGGGCTTTGGAATTATGTTTACGAAGAGTATTACCAGATGCAGTAACCCGTTACAATCCTACACAATCGGCCCTGATATAATTTGAAGTGCGTGTTTATGAACTTCAAACTTCAGATCACTAATTTTTGTACCGGCCAGTTCGCCATCAATATGAATATGTAACGGGATGGCTGTATGAAGTTCAACCTTTTGAAACTGTTCATGTCGTATTTCCTTCATGTTTTCCGGAAACCGAAACAGGAACTGAGGCAGCGCAATCAATAGTTTTAGTTTGTTCATTTTTGATACCGTCAGCAGATCCAGCTTCCCATCCCGGTTATCTGCATCCGGTGCCACGATAAAAGCCCCACCCTCTCTTTTACCTGCACATGCGGTAATCATCATGAGCAATTTTTTTTCAGGTTCATTGTTGT
The window above is part of the Rhodohalobacter sp. SW132 genome. Proteins encoded here:
- a CDS encoding choice-of-anchor B family protein, with the protein product MFRYLHLSLIFILVLLGCSTSSDSEKFEYTACENGTSEGYPCSNIDFYAHLTPEDLGGDRLNDIWGWIDPETGREYALVGLTDGISFVDVSNPAEPVVVGKLLESTVDQQQKHPPLLAHPEEGEFKDASDWRDMKVYQNTMYVVSEQGTHGMQVFDLTRLRNVQNPPEEFREDYLYSRFGNAHNIAINEESGYAYVIGATTGEICASNGGLHIINLHENPMQPTYAGCHVEPDAGGVIRDGYIHDTQCVIYNGPDSRYSDEEICFSSAELTFLISGVTDKENPVTISNTAYEGAEYSHQGWLTEDQRYFFMNDELDEIRNGINTRTLIWDVMNLEEPELIGYYEHDTIAVTHNLYIRGDLMYQANYTAGLRILDVSSPLPQDVRTLGYFNTTPLTNQPVFAGLWSVYPYLHGDKILVSDIENGLFVLRYSR